The Prevotella fusca JCM 17724 genome includes a window with the following:
- a CDS encoding zinc ribbon domain-containing protein produces MKRYCSVLFVLLIGLNLLLTGCYHKKTPSSFRLSDSIQEAQISRKIEAGGDSILKQKDSAEDEWQGMTSKVDSLSFRIKHHYSQGFNFVVVSDSLMLLRQQPEEAVNGMTTDSFAVKKGKEVVVADIRILPNDKQDSVWVQIATEDYAFGWTHEGRLLKKVDPADPISQFISTFSNIHLLIFLIIISVIGVGYLARKILKKNAHIVHFNDISSFYPTLLAVIVALSAAFYASIQLFAPETWREFYFHPSLNPFSQPLLLNIFLVLVWAMLIIGIATIDDVRRLLRSGDTLLYLSGLGAVCAVNYIVFSVLTLYYIGYPLLIAYIYYAFRVYLRKSSETYYCGNCGVRLHRKGRCPQCGAVNE; encoded by the coding sequence ATGAAAAGATATTGTTCTGTTTTGTTTGTCCTGTTGATAGGGTTGAATTTATTGCTGACGGGTTGTTATCATAAGAAGACACCGTCTTCATTCCGTCTGTCAGACAGTATTCAGGAAGCACAGATATCCCGTAAGATAGAGGCTGGAGGCGACTCTATCTTGAAGCAAAAGGACAGTGCGGAGGATGAATGGCAAGGTATGACAAGCAAGGTTGACTCATTGTCTTTCCGGATAAAGCACCATTACTCGCAGGGATTCAATTTTGTCGTAGTATCAGATTCGCTGATGCTTCTTCGCCAGCAACCTGAGGAAGCGGTCAACGGTATGACGACAGATTCCTTTGCCGTGAAGAAAGGAAAGGAGGTTGTTGTGGCTGACATCCGTATTCTTCCGAATGATAAACAGGACTCGGTGTGGGTGCAGATAGCCACGGAAGATTATGCTTTTGGCTGGACTCATGAAGGTCGTCTGTTGAAAAAGGTTGACCCTGCTGACCCTATTTCGCAGTTCATCTCAACCTTTTCCAATATTCACCTCCTTATCTTTCTGATTATCATATCAGTTATAGGCGTAGGCTATCTGGCTCGTAAGATATTGAAGAAGAATGCACATATTGTACATTTTAACGACATCAGCTCGTTCTATCCCACGCTGTTAGCCGTCATCGTGGCACTCTCTGCCGCCTTTTATGCCAGCATACAGCTCTTTGCACCCGAGACGTGGCGTGAGTTTTACTTCCATCCCTCGCTCAACCCCTTCTCACAACCCTTATTGCTCAACATCTTCCTGGTGCTTGTGTGGGCAATGCTTATTATCGGTATTGCAACTATTGATGACGTGCGGAGACTGTTGAGGTCGGGCGACACCTTACTTTATCTTAGTGGTTTAGGTGCGGTATGTGCAGTGAATTACATTGTTTTCTCCGTGCTTACCTTATATTATATAGGTTATCCGCTTCTCATCGCCTACATCTATTATGCTTTCCGTGTCTATCTGCGTAAGAGCAGCGAGACTTATTATTGTGGTAACTGTGGTGTACGCCTTCACAGGAAAGGGAGATGTCCACAATGTGGGGCTGTGAATGAATAG